In the genome of Enterococcus hirae ATCC 9790, one region contains:
- a CDS encoding ABC transporter permease, protein MNDRNEKIRNLLVPIFSVILGLVLGAILMAAFGYNPGQGYSSMLNASLGSQRSIGETLRQATPLIFTALGFSVANSAGFFNIGLSGQALCGWIVSVWVALAFPDLPKVILLPTCVILGALAGALAAAIPGVLRAFFGTSEVIVTIMMNYILLYLSTFALHDIMPDTYRSSLDSSNLIGQNASLRLPWLTQMFGGSRVNAGLFLALIALVVVWLLMKKTTLGFEIRSVGLNPFASEYAGMSSKRTIVFSMMISGALAGLGGVVEGLGTYQNFFVQTTSLAIGFDGMAVSLLGSGSAIGILLSALLFSILKIGGLGMQTGAGIPFEIVNVSIALIIFFVGINFLIRFIMAKFFQGKKQEAIVETVESKPTNQSQEGGEL, encoded by the coding sequence ATGAATGATCGCAATGAAAAGATACGTAATCTCCTAGTTCCTATTTTTTCGGTAATTCTAGGTTTAGTTTTAGGTGCTATCTTGATGGCAGCTTTTGGTTATAACCCAGGCCAAGGTTATTCTTCAATGTTAAATGCGTCCCTTGGTTCTCAAAGAAGTATTGGTGAAACATTACGGCAAGCAACACCGTTGATTTTTACTGCATTAGGTTTTTCTGTTGCGAACTCAGCAGGATTCTTCAATATCGGGCTTTCGGGACAAGCACTCTGTGGTTGGATCGTTAGTGTGTGGGTAGCACTTGCCTTTCCTGATCTGCCAAAAGTCATTTTATTACCGACTTGTGTGATTTTAGGTGCTTTGGCAGGAGCTTTGGCTGCGGCTATCCCAGGGGTATTAAGAGCCTTTTTCGGTACAAGTGAAGTAATCGTCACTATTATGATGAACTATATTTTACTTTATTTAAGTACTTTTGCTTTACATGACATCATGCCAGATACGTATCGTTCAAGCTTAGATTCTTCAAATTTGATTGGGCAAAATGCTTCTCTTAGATTACCTTGGCTGACACAAATGTTTGGCGGTTCTCGTGTAAATGCTGGTTTGTTTTTAGCATTGATTGCACTGGTTGTTGTTTGGCTATTGATGAAGAAAACGACGTTAGGCTTTGAAATTCGTTCGGTAGGTCTAAATCCTTTTGCTTCTGAGTATGCTGGAATGAGTAGTAAACGTACGATCGTCTTCTCCATGATGATTTCAGGCGCTTTAGCAGGACTTGGTGGAGTAGTCGAAGGATTAGGAACGTATCAAAACTTTTTCGTTCAAACAACTTCCTTAGCCATCGGATTTGACGGAATGGCTGTGTCACTGTTAGGTTCTGGTTCAGCGATTGGAATTTTACTTTCAGCACTCTTGTTCAGTATCTTGAAAATCGGTGGTTTGGGGATGCAAACAGGTGCCGGTATACCATTTGAAATCGTAAATGTATCGATTGCATTGATTATTTTCTTTGTTGGGATCAACTTCTTGATTCGTTTCATTATGGCGAAATTCTTCCAAGGTAAAAAACAAGAAGCGATCGTGGAGACTGTTGAATCGAAACCAACAAATCAGAGTCAAGAAGGAGGAGAATTATAA
- a CDS encoding ABC transporter ATP-binding protein codes for MVQENIVIEMRNITKQFGTFKANDNINLQVKAGEIHALLGENGAGKSTLMNVLSGLLEPTSGEILMHGKEVKITSPTKANQLGIGMVHQHFMLVDAFTVTENIVLGSEPSRAGVLDRRQAREEIQKLSEQYGLSVNPDAYVRDISVGMEQRVEILKTLYRGADVLIFDEPTAVLTPQEIDELIVIMKELVKEGKSIILITHKLDEIKAVADRCTVIRRGKGIGTVNVKDVSSQQLADMMVGRTVSFKTMKKESQPQEVVLSIENLVVKENRGLDAVKDLSLEVRAGEVLGIAGIDGNGQSELIQALTGLRKAESGTIRLKDEDITNKKPRKITEAGVGHVPEDRHKYGLVLDMTLAENIALQNYYQKPYSRNGLLNYSLINEHARELIEEYDVRTTNELVPAKALSGGNQQKAIIAREIDRDPDLLIVANPTRGLDVGAIEFIHKRLIEQRDKYKAVLLISFELEEILNVSDRIAVLHEGKIVGIVDPKETSENELGLLMAGYSLEEARKELEKVGGAHE; via the coding sequence GTGGTTCAAGAAAATATTGTCATCGAAATGCGGAATATCACCAAACAGTTTGGTACGTTCAAAGCAAATGACAACATCAACTTGCAAGTGAAAGCAGGAGAGATCCACGCTTTACTTGGAGAAAATGGTGCCGGAAAATCAACCTTGATGAATGTGCTCTCAGGCCTTTTAGAGCCAACATCAGGTGAAATACTGATGCATGGGAAAGAAGTGAAAATTACAAGTCCGACAAAAGCGAACCAGCTAGGTATCGGAATGGTCCATCAGCACTTTATGCTTGTGGATGCATTTACTGTTACTGAAAATATTGTTTTGGGAAGTGAGCCAAGTCGAGCAGGGGTACTTGATCGTCGCCAAGCACGTGAAGAAATCCAAAAGCTTTCTGAACAATATGGTTTATCGGTCAATCCTGATGCGTATGTCCGAGATATCTCTGTTGGAATGGAACAACGGGTAGAAATTTTAAAAACACTTTATCGTGGGGCAGATGTCTTGATTTTTGACGAACCTACAGCAGTATTAACGCCACAAGAGATTGACGAACTGATTGTAATCATGAAAGAGTTGGTCAAAGAAGGAAAATCGATCATTTTGATCACCCATAAGTTAGATGAGATTAAAGCTGTAGCAGATCGTTGTACAGTTATCCGTCGTGGTAAAGGGATTGGTACAGTAAATGTAAAAGATGTCTCTTCACAACAATTGGCAGATATGATGGTTGGACGTACGGTTTCATTTAAGACAATGAAGAAAGAAAGTCAGCCTCAAGAAGTTGTGTTATCGATTGAAAATCTAGTGGTTAAAGAAAACCGAGGATTGGACGCAGTCAAAGACTTAAGTTTAGAAGTACGAGCAGGAGAAGTTTTAGGAATTGCTGGTATTGATGGTAACGGACAGTCAGAATTGATCCAGGCGTTAACCGGTTTACGTAAAGCAGAAAGTGGAACGATCCGCTTAAAAGATGAAGATATCACGAATAAAAAGCCAAGAAAAATTACGGAGGCTGGTGTAGGACATGTGCCCGAAGACCGTCATAAGTATGGCTTAGTTCTGGATATGACGTTAGCGGAGAATATTGCTTTACAAAATTACTACCAAAAACCTTACAGTAGGAATGGCTTATTGAATTATTCTTTGATAAATGAACATGCACGTGAATTAATCGAAGAGTATGATGTTCGGACAACGAATGAACTTGTGCCAGCAAAAGCATTATCAGGTGGGAACCAACAAAAAGCAATCATCGCTCGGGAAATCGATCGTGATCCTGACTTGTTGATCGTTGCTAATCCGACACGTGGACTAGATGTTGGAGCAATCGAGTTTATTCATAAACGTTTGATTGAACAAAGAGACAAATACAAAGCGGTCTTATTGATTAGTTTTGAATTAGAAGAAATTTTGAATGTTTCTGATCGTATTGCGGTACTCCACGAAGGAAAAATCGTGGGAATCGTTGATCCAAAAGAAACTTCTGAAAATGAACTAGGATTACTTATGGCGGGCTATTCTTTAGAAGAAGCAAGAAAAGAGTTAGAAAAGGTTGGTGGCGCACATGAATGA
- a CDS encoding BMP family lipoprotein, translating into MKKAKLFGLSAVALSAGLLLGACGSGSDSTDSTGGNSGSKTATAALITDTGGVDDRSFNQSAWEGLQAWGKDHDLSRGNDGFQYFQSANESDYIPNIDQALNAGFKTIFGIGYKLKPAIEEQAASNPETNFAIIDDVIDGKDNVVSATFKDNEASYLAGIAAAYTTETNTVGFIGGVKGEVIDRFDAGFKAGVDAGAKALNKEIKVLNQYAGDFSAPDKGRSIAQGMYAQNADIIFHASGGTGNGVFQEAKSLNESGDKKVWVIGVDRDQSDEGEYTLNGEKKNFTLTSTLKGVGTVVEDLAQKSADGDFPGGEHTVYGLKEDGVGITKGQLSEKAEKAVNEAKEKIISGDIKVPETPEK; encoded by the coding sequence ATGAAAAAAGCAAAATTATTTGGTTTAAGTGCTGTAGCGTTATCTGCTGGGTTATTATTGGGCGCATGTGGCAGCGGATCAGATTCAACTGATTCAACCGGTGGAAACAGCGGTTCAAAAACAGCAACTGCAGCATTGATCACAGATACGGGCGGTGTTGATGACCGTTCATTCAACCAGTCAGCTTGGGAAGGACTACAAGCTTGGGGGAAAGATCATGATCTATCACGTGGAAATGATGGGTTCCAATATTTCCAATCAGCAAATGAATCAGATTATATCCCTAATATTGACCAAGCTTTGAATGCAGGTTTTAAAACAATCTTTGGTATTGGTTATAAATTGAAGCCAGCTATTGAAGAGCAAGCTGCATCAAATCCTGAAACAAACTTTGCTATTATTGATGACGTTATCGACGGCAAAGACAACGTGGTTTCAGCAACATTTAAAGATAACGAAGCTTCTTATCTTGCTGGGATTGCCGCAGCTTACACAACTGAAACAAACACTGTTGGTTTCATTGGTGGGGTAAAAGGTGAAGTAATCGATCGTTTTGACGCAGGATTCAAAGCTGGTGTAGATGCTGGTGCAAAAGCTTTAAACAAAGAAATTAAAGTCTTGAATCAATATGCAGGAGACTTCTCAGCGCCAGATAAAGGACGTTCAATTGCTCAAGGAATGTATGCACAAAATGCAGATATCATTTTCCACGCATCTGGTGGTACTGGTAACGGTGTATTCCAAGAAGCGAAATCATTAAACGAATCAGGCGACAAAAAAGTTTGGGTTATCGGGGTTGACCGTGACCAATCGGACGAAGGCGAATACACTTTAAACGGTGAAAAGAAAAACTTTACTTTGACATCAACTCTAAAAGGTGTAGGAACTGTTGTTGAAGACTTAGCTCAAAAATCAGCTGACGGTGATTTCCCTGGTGGAGAACATACCGTTTACGGATTGAAAGAAGACGGTGTTGGTATCACAAAAGGTCAACTTTCAGAAAAAGCAGAAAAAGCTGTGAATGAAGCAAAAGAAAAAATCATCTCAGGAGATATCAAAGTACCAGAAACTCCTGAAAAATAA
- a CDS encoding cytidine deaminase, translated as MTEVKQEWINIAVEALDKAYVPYSHFPVGACLVTESGKTYQGVNIENASFGLTNCAERTAFFKAVSEGEKEFTHLVVAGHTPEPISPCGACRQVMAEFCVPDMPVTLVGDNGVTKAMTVKELLPYAFTEKDL; from the coding sequence ATGACAGAAGTGAAGCAAGAATGGATCAACATTGCAGTAGAAGCATTGGATAAAGCATATGTACCATATTCACATTTTCCAGTAGGTGCATGTTTAGTCACTGAATCTGGAAAAACGTATCAAGGGGTCAACATCGAAAATGCCTCGTTTGGTTTAACCAATTGTGCGGAGCGCACGGCTTTTTTCAAAGCTGTTTCTGAAGGAGAAAAAGAGTTTACTCATTTAGTAGTGGCTGGTCATACGCCAGAGCCAATTTCTCCTTGTGGTGCTTGTCGTCAAGTAATGGCTGAGTTTTGTGTACCAGACATGCCGGTAACTTTAGTAGGGGATAACGGTGTGACTAAGGCAATGACGGTTAAAGAACTATTACCTTACGCCTTTACAGAAAAAGATCTATAG
- the deoC gene encoding deoxyribose-phosphate aldolase, which translates to MELNRMIDHTILKADASQEDVMRIIEEAKKYHFYSVCINPTWVALAKEQLKGEPVAVCTVIGFPLGANTAETKAFETTNAIENGADEVDMVINIGAMKSQQFDKVQKDIEAVVAAAKDRALVKVIIETALLNHEEIVKACELAKAAGADFVKTSTGFSTGGAKVEDVRLMRETVGPEMGVKASGGIHNEAEALAMIEAGATRIGTSAGVSIMSGSTGEGY; encoded by the coding sequence ATGGAATTGAACCGAATGATCGATCACACCATCTTAAAAGCAGATGCTTCTCAAGAAGACGTTATGCGAATTATTGAAGAAGCAAAGAAATACCATTTCTATTCTGTTTGTATCAACCCAACATGGGTCGCACTAGCAAAAGAACAATTAAAAGGCGAACCAGTGGCAGTATGTACAGTAATTGGCTTTCCTTTAGGAGCTAATACTGCTGAAACTAAGGCTTTTGAAACTACAAATGCGATTGAAAATGGCGCAGATGAAGTGGATATGGTCATCAATATTGGGGCAATGAAGTCTCAACAGTTTGATAAAGTCCAAAAAGATATTGAAGCAGTGGTTGCAGCGGCCAAAGATCGTGCTTTAGTCAAAGTCATCATCGAAACAGCTTTATTAAATCATGAGGAAATTGTAAAAGCTTGTGAGCTGGCAAAAGCCGCTGGGGCAGACTTTGTTAAAACTTCTACAGGATTTTCAACTGGAGGAGCAAAAGTCGAAGATGTTCGTTTAATGCGTGAAACTGTTGGACCTGAAATGGGTGTAAAAGCATCTGGTGGTATCCATAACGAAGCTGAAGCTTTGGCAATGATTGAAGCTGGTGCGACAAGAATTGGTACCAGTGCAGGAGTTTCGATTATGTCAGGATCTACTGGCGAAGGCTATTAA
- a CDS encoding pyrimidine-nucleoside phosphorylase codes for MRMVDLIEKKRDGNELSTKEIEYIITKYTNGEIPDYQISALLMAIFYQDMTDREITDLTLAIAHSGDVIDLSPLDGIKVDKHSTGGVGDTTTLILAPLVASVGVTVAKMSGRGLGYTGGTLDKLEAIPGFQIELSDEAFIRIVNESKVAVIGQSGNLAPADKKLYALRDVTATVDSIPLIASSIMSKKIAAGADAIVLDVTTGDGAFMKNIEDARRLAKTMTSIGKLAHRQTVAVISDMSEPLGEAIGNSLEVVEAIETLNGNGPEDLLEMCYALGSQMVVLANQAATIEEARSLLQEALESGKALDKFKEMIRNQGGDDSIVDQPERLLTAKYVVELPAKSSGIVSKLVANELGIAAMMLGSGRKTKEDDIDHAVGLKLNKKIGDPVKEGESLLTIYSNTKEISSVQELLYQNIQISDSAEKPTLIHDIITE; via the coding sequence ATGCGAATGGTGGATCTGATTGAAAAAAAGCGAGACGGAAATGAATTATCGACAAAAGAAATCGAGTATATTATTACAAAATACACGAATGGTGAAATTCCAGATTATCAAATCAGCGCATTGTTGATGGCGATCTTTTATCAAGATATGACCGATAGAGAAATCACGGATTTAACACTTGCCATTGCCCACTCAGGAGATGTCATTGATTTAAGTCCTTTAGATGGGATCAAAGTGGATAAACACTCTACAGGTGGTGTGGGAGATACGACAACGTTGATCTTAGCACCTTTAGTCGCAAGTGTGGGTGTTACAGTTGCCAAAATGTCTGGTAGAGGTTTGGGGTATACAGGTGGTACGCTGGATAAACTAGAAGCAATTCCTGGATTTCAAATCGAACTTTCTGATGAAGCGTTTATCCGAATTGTCAATGAGAGTAAAGTGGCTGTTATTGGACAATCAGGAAATCTTGCACCAGCAGATAAAAAACTTTATGCTTTGCGGGATGTGACTGCGACAGTGGATTCGATTCCTTTGATTGCCAGTTCGATTATGAGTAAGAAAATTGCCGCAGGAGCAGATGCGATCGTTTTAGACGTGACGACAGGTGACGGCGCCTTTATGAAGAATATTGAAGATGCTAGACGTTTAGCAAAAACAATGACTAGTATTGGAAAATTAGCTCATCGTCAGACAGTAGCCGTAATTTCTGATATGTCTGAACCTCTTGGTGAAGCAATTGGTAATAGTCTTGAAGTTGTGGAAGCAATTGAAACGTTAAACGGCAATGGACCAGAAGACTTGCTGGAAATGTGTTATGCATTAGGGAGTCAGATGGTGGTCTTAGCCAATCAAGCAGCAACAATCGAAGAAGCTAGAAGTTTACTGCAAGAAGCGCTAGAATCTGGCAAAGCCTTAGACAAATTTAAGGAAATGATCCGTAATCAAGGTGGAGATGACTCTATCGTAGACCAACCAGAACGATTACTGACAGCTAAGTATGTTGTTGAGTTGCCAGCCAAATCGAGTGGTATTGTCTCAAAACTCGTTGCGAATGAGTTGGGGATTGCAGCTATGATGTTAGGTTCAGGACGCAAAACTAAAGAAGATGATATTGATCACGCAGTTGGTCTTAAATTAAATAAAAAAATTGGTGATCCTGTAAAAGAGGGAGAATCATTGTTGACAATCTACAGTAATACAAAAGAGATTTCTTCTGTTCAAGAATTGCTCTATCAAAATATCCAAATTAGTGACTCGGCTGAAAAGCCTACGTTGATACATGATATCATCACCGAATAA
- a CDS encoding LacI family DNA-binding transcriptional regulator yields MKLTIRDIAEMAGVSVTTVSQILNNKGSRFSDKTRKKVLNIVNEHHYKPDYFASNVINRHSKTIGMIVPDVTDFFFSKLIEGVESYLNPLGYVIMLCNSRHSQENEIKYLKELAHRSVDGILLATPNVLPDDYSLDSGFYKNMPIILIDRGLNTRDNGRLIVKEYEGAYQAVSLFIKNGHTKIGMLKETTGYYQLEERFNGYRHALKDHGIPFNGKYVEQGELTVQGGYEASKRLLKHKDLTAIFCGNDAMAIGCYQAIDELGKKIPDDISVIGFDGLKLSEYMIPQLTTVKQPSSDIGFYAARFLIDTIEFPQRKVPNKVFETKLIIRESIKTLTKG; encoded by the coding sequence GTGAAACTAACGATCCGAGACATTGCAGAAATGGCAGGTGTTTCAGTCACCACTGTATCACAAATTTTAAATAATAAAGGGAGCCGCTTTAGTGATAAAACACGAAAAAAAGTCCTGAATATTGTTAACGAGCACCATTATAAACCAGATTACTTTGCCTCGAATGTGATCAATCGTCATTCTAAAACGATTGGTATGATCGTGCCAGATGTCACTGACTTCTTCTTTTCTAAATTGATTGAAGGGGTCGAGAGTTACTTGAATCCACTGGGGTATGTGATCATGCTTTGCAACTCTCGTCATAGTCAAGAAAATGAAATCAAGTATTTAAAAGAATTGGCTCATCGCTCAGTGGATGGAATCTTATTGGCTACGCCCAATGTTTTGCCAGATGACTATTCTTTAGATAGTGGTTTTTATAAAAATATGCCGATTATTTTGATTGATCGTGGATTGAATACCAGAGATAATGGTCGGTTGATTGTAAAAGAGTATGAGGGGGCTTATCAAGCAGTTTCTTTGTTTATTAAGAACGGTCATACCAAAATCGGTATGCTCAAAGAAACAACAGGCTATTACCAGTTAGAAGAACGGTTCAACGGGTATCGTCATGCACTAAAGGATCATGGAATCCCTTTCAATGGAAAGTATGTAGAACAAGGGGAGTTGACGGTCCAAGGTGGATACGAGGCGTCTAAACGGCTCTTAAAGCACAAAGATCTTACAGCAATTTTTTGTGGAAATGACGCAATGGCGATTGGTTGTTACCAAGCGATTGATGAATTAGGCAAAAAAATCCCCGATGATATTTCAGTTATTGGTTTCGATGGGTTGAAGTTATCCGAGTATATGATCCCTCAATTGACAACAGTGAAACAGCCAAGTTCTGATATTGGATTTTATGCCGCAAGATTTTTGATCGACACGATCGAGTTCCCACAACGCAAAGTTCCGAACAAAGTCTTTGAAACAAAATTAATTATTCGTGAGAGCATAAAAACATTGACAAAGGGATAA
- the coaA gene encoding type I pantothenate kinase — protein sequence MNDPMNYYRVAREEWREFYRNGQAPLTQDELDNIKSLNDRISMQDVRDIYVPLAHLIYLYMKEFESLSLSKGLFLHKYVEVPPFIIGIAGSVAVGKSTTARLLQTILSRTFKRRNVQLITTDGFLYPNETLKERGIMNRKGFPESYDMEMLIDFLNRVKSGQEEIKVPVYSHDIYNIIPGEYELIQQPDILIIEGINTLQLPANQQIYVSDFFDFSVYVDADSSLIEKWYLDRFGALLDTAFQNPQNYYYQFAIGDRDDAFKMAQEVWKNVNLKNLNEYILPTRGRADIILHKTENHIIDSIFMRKY from the coding sequence ATGAATGATCCAATGAACTACTACCGTGTGGCAAGAGAAGAATGGCGTGAATTTTATCGTAATGGACAAGCACCTTTGACCCAAGACGAGCTAGATAACATCAAAAGTTTAAATGACCGTATTTCAATGCAAGATGTTCGAGATATCTATGTTCCTCTTGCTCATTTGATTTATCTATATATGAAAGAATTTGAATCTCTTTCATTAAGTAAAGGTCTATTTCTTCATAAATATGTCGAAGTACCGCCATTTATTATTGGAATTGCTGGGAGTGTTGCCGTTGGAAAAAGCACAACAGCTCGCCTGTTACAAACGATCTTATCACGTACATTTAAACGCAGGAATGTTCAGTTGATTACAACTGATGGTTTTTTATATCCTAATGAAACGTTAAAAGAACGAGGGATCATGAATCGTAAAGGATTCCCAGAAAGTTATGATATGGAGATGTTGATCGATTTTCTTAATCGAGTAAAATCCGGTCAGGAAGAAATAAAAGTACCTGTTTATTCACATGACATTTACAATATCATTCCTGGCGAATATGAATTGATCCAACAACCTGATATTCTGATTATTGAAGGAATCAACACGCTGCAACTGCCTGCTAATCAACAAATCTATGTCAGTGATTTTTTTGATTTTTCTGTTTATGTTGATGCTGATTCATCATTAATTGAAAAATGGTATTTAGATCGATTCGGTGCCTTACTCGACACCGCTTTTCAAAATCCACAAAATTATTACTATCAATTTGCTATTGGCGATCGTGACGATGCATTTAAAATGGCGCAAGAAGTATGGAAAAATGTGAATTTGAAAAATTTAAACGAATATATCTTGCCTACTCGTGGCAGAGCAGATATAATTCTCCATAAAACTGAAAATCATATTATCGATTCGATTTTCATGCGAAAATATTAG
- the guaA gene encoding glutamine-hydrolyzing GMP synthase, with amino-acid sequence MTNVADMTNVEKIIVLDYGSQYNQLITRRIRDLGVFSELLSHRVSAEEVKAMNPKGIILSGGPNSVYDENAFGIDPEIFNLGIPVLGICYGMQLITYKLGGKVEPAKNREYGKAQLEVTSDDAVLFNDTPKQQTVWMSHGDLVTQVPEGFEIVGTSKDCPIASIQDTKRNFYGIQFHAEVRHSEYGIELLRHFAFDVCHCEGNWTMNNFIDMQIEKIREQVGDKKVLLGLSGGVDSSVVGVLLQKAIGDQLTSIFVDHGLLRKGEADQVMESLGGKFGLNIIKVDARKRFLDKLAGVSDPEQKRKIIGNEFVYVFDDEATKLAGEEGIAFLAQGTLYTDVIESGTETAQTIKSHHNVGGLPEDMQFQLIEPLNTLFKDEVRELGTQLGMPDSIVWRQPFPGPGLGIRVLGEISEEKLEIVRESDAILREEIAAAGLDRDIWQYFTVLPGIRSVGVMGDGRTYDYTVGIRAVTSIDGMTADFARIPWDVLQKISVRIVNEVAHVNRIVYDITSKPPATVEWE; translated from the coding sequence GTGACAAACGTTGCCGACATGACAAACGTTGAAAAGATTATCGTATTAGACTACGGTAGCCAGTATAACCAATTGATTACACGACGCATCCGTGATTTAGGAGTTTTTTCTGAATTATTGAGCCATCGGGTTTCTGCTGAAGAAGTAAAAGCAATGAATCCAAAAGGAATCATTCTTTCCGGTGGTCCTAACAGTGTGTATGATGAAAATGCTTTTGGAATCGATCCAGAAATCTTTAACTTAGGGATTCCTGTATTGGGTATTTGCTACGGTATGCAATTGATTACGTATAAGCTAGGTGGGAAAGTTGAACCAGCTAAAAACCGTGAATACGGAAAAGCTCAGTTAGAAGTAACCAGTGACGATGCAGTATTGTTCAATGACACACCTAAACAACAAACCGTTTGGATGAGCCACGGGGACTTAGTAACCCAAGTTCCTGAAGGATTTGAAATCGTTGGTACAAGTAAAGACTGCCCGATCGCATCCATCCAAGACACAAAACGTAATTTCTATGGTATCCAATTCCATGCAGAAGTTCGTCATTCTGAATACGGAATCGAATTACTCCGTCATTTTGCTTTTGATGTTTGTCATTGTGAAGGAAACTGGACAATGAATAACTTCATCGATATGCAAATCGAAAAAATTCGTGAACAAGTTGGCGATAAAAAAGTATTGCTTGGACTTTCTGGCGGCGTGGATTCTAGTGTCGTTGGTGTTCTTTTACAAAAAGCAATCGGTGATCAGCTAACTTCCATCTTTGTTGACCATGGTTTATTGCGTAAAGGCGAAGCAGACCAAGTAATGGAAAGCTTAGGCGGGAAATTTGGTCTAAATATTATCAAAGTGGATGCAAGAAAACGTTTCTTAGACAAGTTAGCCGGCGTTTCTGATCCTGAGCAAAAACGTAAAATCATTGGTAATGAATTTGTGTATGTTTTTGATGATGAAGCAACAAAATTAGCGGGAGAAGAAGGAATTGCTTTCTTAGCCCAAGGAACACTTTATACTGATGTGATCGAAAGTGGAACGGAAACTGCTCAAACGATCAAATCTCACCATAACGTGGGTGGACTACCAGAAGACATGCAATTCCAATTGATCGAACCTTTGAACACATTATTCAAAGATGAAGTCCGTGAATTAGGAACACAACTAGGAATGCCAGATTCAATCGTTTGGCGTCAACCTTTCCCAGGTCCTGGTCTAGGTATCCGTGTCTTGGGTGAAATCAGTGAAGAAAAACTAGAAATCGTCCGTGAATCAGATGCGATCTTACGTGAAGAAATCGCAGCAGCTGGCTTAGATCGTGACATTTGGCAATATTTCACTGTTCTACCAGGAATCCGCTCTGTCGGTGTAATGGGCGATGGCCGTACTTACGACTATACAGTAGGTATCCGTGCAGTCACTTCTATTGATGGGATGACAGCAGACTTTGCCCGTATCCCATGGGATGTTTTACAAAAAATCTCTGTCCGCATCGTAAACGAAGTCGCTCACGTCAACCGTATCGTGTACGACATCACTTCTAAACCACCTGCAACTGTGGAGTGGGAATAA
- a CDS encoding helix-turn-helix domain-containing protein, producing the protein MLNILSKKMKRQLLLLELLFEGETYRFQDLESQLKCSSKTLRNDLMDIDSYAKEINIHTDRENGIFAEIAPHVTEEYIYRIIMNESIEYQFLEAIVLNKYTNYLEVTEQLFISESTLRRMVKRINLSLEQYHLRIRGLIRLTGNTQLIEKLTIQLLLEKYVCLEEAFNEEICQKSRQLYLKYITNNQLQDIIRKLEHRKHNQLLFYIAMKIYQVKTKNNLLKKSRIIFYA; encoded by the coding sequence ATGTTAAATATTTTATCGAAAAAAATGAAACGACAGTTACTTCTACTGGAATTGCTTTTTGAAGGAGAAACCTATCGCTTTCAAGATTTAGAATCTCAATTAAAGTGTTCTTCAAAAACATTGAGAAATGACTTGATGGATATCGATTCTTATGCAAAAGAAATTAATATACATACTGATCGTGAGAATGGGATATTTGCAGAAATTGCTCCTCATGTCACAGAAGAATATATTTACCGAATTATTATGAATGAATCGATTGAGTATCAATTTTTAGAAGCAATCGTGTTAAATAAATATACGAACTACTTGGAAGTAACGGAACAACTATTTATTTCAGAGAGCACTTTAAGACGAATGGTGAAGCGCATCAACCTTTCCTTAGAGCAATATCACTTAAGAATTCGAGGATTGATTCGATTAACGGGAAATACACAATTAATTGAAAAGTTGACGATCCAGTTACTTTTAGAAAAATATGTGTGTTTAGAAGAGGCCTTCAATGAAGAAATTTGTCAAAAAAGTCGTCAATTATACTTAAAATACATAACGAATAATCAACTTCAAGATATAATTCGTAAACTGGAACACCGAAAACATAATCAGCTTTTATTTTATATTGCTATGAAAATTTACCAAGTAAAAACGAAAAACAATTTATTGAAAAAGAGCAGAATAATCTTTTATGCCTAG